Proteins found in one Gordonia sp. PDNC005 genomic segment:
- a CDS encoding 3-hydroxyacyl-CoA dehydrogenase has product MTDIKKVVVLGTGVLGSQIAFQSAYHGFDVTAYDINNDVLEQAKGRFAGLVDTYKNEVDGAADGKADEALARVSYSSDLADAVKDADLVIEAIPEILDLKRSTYATLGEVAPAKTIFATNSSTLLPSDIADSTGRPDRFLALHFANHVWAFNTAEIMGTAQTDPAVFDTVVEFAGEIGMVPIPIHKEKAGYVLNSMLVPFLNAGLALAAGGYAAPEDVDKTWRIGTGAPMGPFQIYDVVGLNTPYNILMSGGDDEQKLAAWLKENYIDKGKLGLAAGEGFYKYS; this is encoded by the coding sequence ATGACCGACATCAAGAAAGTGGTAGTCCTCGGCACGGGCGTGCTCGGATCGCAGATCGCGTTCCAGTCCGCTTATCACGGCTTCGACGTCACCGCGTACGACATCAACAACGACGTCCTCGAACAGGCGAAAGGCCGATTCGCCGGACTGGTCGACACCTACAAGAACGAAGTGGACGGCGCCGCTGACGGCAAAGCCGACGAAGCGTTGGCTCGCGTCTCGTACTCGTCCGATCTCGCGGACGCCGTCAAAGACGCCGACTTGGTGATTGAGGCGATCCCGGAGATTCTCGACCTCAAGCGCAGCACCTACGCCACTCTCGGTGAAGTGGCGCCGGCGAAGACGATCTTCGCGACCAACTCGTCGACCCTGCTGCCCAGCGACATCGCCGACTCGACCGGCCGTCCTGACCGTTTCCTTGCGCTGCACTTCGCCAACCACGTGTGGGCTTTCAACACCGCCGAGATCATGGGCACCGCCCAGACCGACCCGGCAGTGTTCGACACCGTGGTCGAGTTCGCCGGCGAGATCGGCATGGTGCCGATCCCGATCCACAAGGAGAAGGCGGGCTACGTCCTCAACTCGATGCTTGTGCCGTTCCTCAACGCCGGGCTCGCACTCGCGGCGGGCGGGTACGCCGCACCGGAGGACGTCGACAAGACTTGGCGCATCGGCACCGGAGCACCCATGGGGCCGTTCCAGATCTACGACGTCGTCGGACTCAACACCCCGTACAACATCCTGATGAGCGGTGGCGACGACGAGCAGAAGCTCGCCGCCTGGCTCAAGGAGAACTACATCGACAAGGGCAAGCTCGGTCTTGCCGCCGGAGAGGGCTTCTACAAGTACAGCTAG
- a CDS encoding DsbA family oxidoreductase — MQVEIWTDVNCPFCYLGKKRFNDALAEFGGRESVTVTHRSFELDPTIPAGTSGSVVEHLAQKYGRTLEQAADGERQLGAAAHEAGLAYVTSGRDYGNSFDMHRLLQWAAELGRQEEMLDALYLANFAEQAPLFGDDNRLVQVATGAGFDEAAVREVLDDPSRYADEVRRDEAQAQEFGVGGVPFYVFDRKYAVSGAQPVEVFTQALDKAWADRPGPTLLADGDACGPEGCAVP; from the coding sequence ATGCAGGTCGAGATCTGGACCGACGTCAACTGCCCGTTCTGCTACCTCGGGAAGAAGCGCTTCAACGACGCGCTCGCTGAGTTCGGCGGACGCGAGTCGGTCACCGTCACACACCGTTCGTTCGAACTCGACCCCACGATCCCCGCGGGAACCTCAGGCAGCGTGGTGGAACATCTGGCCCAGAAATACGGTCGCACCCTGGAACAGGCCGCGGACGGTGAGCGCCAGCTCGGCGCGGCAGCGCATGAAGCGGGTCTGGCGTACGTGACGTCCGGCCGCGACTACGGCAACTCGTTCGACATGCACCGCCTTCTGCAGTGGGCAGCCGAGCTCGGTCGCCAGGAGGAGATGCTGGACGCTCTGTACCTCGCGAACTTCGCTGAGCAGGCTCCTCTGTTCGGCGACGACAATCGGCTTGTCCAGGTCGCGACCGGTGCGGGCTTCGACGAGGCGGCCGTCCGCGAGGTGCTCGATGATCCGTCGCGCTACGCCGACGAGGTCCGACGCGACGAGGCTCAGGCACAGGAGTTCGGAGTCGGCGGTGTGCCGTTCTACGTTTTCGACCGCAAGTACGCGGTCTCCGGCGCCCAGCCCGTCGAGGTGTTCACGCAGGCACTCGACAAGGCCTGGGCCGACCGTCCCGGACCGACGCTGCTCGCCGACGGCGACGCGTGCGGACCTGAAGGATGTGCCGTTCCGTAA
- a CDS encoding Bax inhibitor-1/YccA family protein — MRESSNPIMRGVVKDNKQQNAGGYATFGTGMAGAGQGAMTYGQQQYGQQYTQPGYQPQAGTRPMTIDDVVTKTAMTLGTVILFAVATYFVISGRDTLDAQMSIAAPIMGVGAIGGLVLVLIATFGRKQDNPAIVLAYAAFEGLFVGAISFVFGNLVVSDVSAGVLIGQAVLGTLGVFVGMLIVYKVGAIRVTPRFTRMITAGIFGVLVLVIGNLVVGFFNGGSGLGLRDGGPIAIIFSLVCIALAAFSFLIDFDSADELIRAGAPAKASWGVALGLTVTLVWLYVEILRLLSYLNSD; from the coding sequence GTGCGAGAGAGCAGCAACCCGATCATGCGGGGCGTTGTCAAAGACAACAAGCAGCAGAACGCGGGCGGATACGCCACGTTCGGCACCGGTATGGCCGGTGCGGGCCAGGGCGCGATGACCTACGGCCAGCAGCAGTACGGCCAGCAGTACACGCAGCCGGGCTACCAGCCGCAGGCCGGCACCCGACCGATGACCATCGACGACGTCGTCACCAAGACGGCGATGACGCTCGGCACCGTCATCCTGTTCGCCGTCGCCACGTACTTCGTGATCAGCGGACGCGACACCCTCGACGCGCAGATGTCGATCGCCGCGCCGATCATGGGCGTCGGCGCCATCGGCGGCCTCGTCCTGGTCCTCATCGCGACTTTCGGCCGCAAACAGGACAACCCGGCGATCGTGCTCGCCTACGCGGCCTTCGAAGGCCTGTTCGTCGGCGCGATCTCGTTCGTGTTCGGCAACCTTGTGGTCAGCGACGTGTCAGCCGGCGTCCTGATCGGACAGGCGGTCCTGGGCACCCTCGGTGTGTTCGTGGGCATGCTTATCGTCTACAAGGTCGGCGCCATTCGCGTCACCCCGCGCTTCACCCGCATGATCACCGCAGGCATCTTCGGCGTGCTGGTCCTGGTGATCGGCAACCTGGTGGTCGGCTTCTTCAACGGCGGCTCGGGACTCGGCCTGCGCGACGGCGGTCCGATCGCGATCATCTTCTCGCTGGTCTGCATCGCCCTCGCGGCGTTCTCGTTCCTTATCGACTTCGATTCGGCTGACGAACTGATCCGCGCTGGTGCTCCGGCGAAGGCGTCGTGGGGCGTTGCACTCGGCCTCACCGTGACCCTGGTCTGGCTGTATGTCGAGATCCTGCGTCTGCTCAGCTACCTGAACAGCGATTAG
- a CDS encoding TetR/AcrR family transcriptional regulator, with amino-acid sequence MADNVSRPRSPRGAGDQLADEILDATTDLLIEMGSAHAVSIRAVAQRVGVTPPSIYLHFQDKDELLDAVCANYYERFDDVMMAAAEGIDDLWHRAVAQGMAYVRFAIENDVVFRTTFSRVTRAGEPSLTDEVLLSSAFGHIRETIEEAMAAGLIAEGDPVAVVMQVWSVAHGVASLMVTKPGLPWGDDLATAEAAMRAVCSGLSQVPVKWEPIGFDVR; translated from the coding sequence ATGGCCGACAACGTGTCGCGCCCGAGGTCTCCCCGCGGCGCCGGGGATCAACTCGCCGACGAGATCCTCGATGCGACCACCGATCTTCTCATTGAGATGGGCAGTGCGCACGCCGTGTCGATCCGTGCCGTCGCGCAGCGGGTAGGTGTCACACCACCGTCGATCTACCTGCACTTCCAGGACAAGGACGAGCTGCTCGACGCCGTCTGCGCCAATTACTACGAGCGTTTCGACGACGTGATGATGGCGGCGGCCGAAGGCATCGACGATCTGTGGCATCGAGCCGTCGCGCAGGGGATGGCATACGTGCGGTTCGCGATCGAGAACGACGTCGTCTTCCGGACGACGTTCTCGCGGGTGACCCGAGCCGGGGAGCCGAGCCTCACCGACGAGGTGCTGCTGTCCTCGGCGTTCGGTCACATTCGGGAGACCATCGAAGAGGCCATGGCGGCCGGACTGATCGCTGAGGGTGATCCGGTGGCGGTGGTGATGCAGGTGTGGTCCGTCGCTCATGGTGTCGCGTCGCTGATGGTCACCAAGCCGGGGCTGCCGTGGGGTGACGATCTGGCGACGGCGGAGGCGGCGATGCGCGCCGTCTGCTCCGGCTTGAGTCAAGTACCGGTAAAGTGGGAACCAATCGGCTTCGACGTTCGTTGA
- a CDS encoding methylated-DNA--[protein]-cysteine S-methyltransferase — protein MSRRHVVVATGLGPVTIVADGECVVGLYFDDQARRPDDSRFGDDVSSAPDPLLTAASSQLAEYLAGERTTFHLPLALTGTDFQRKVWAVLEEIPFGETVTYGWVAERLGGKGLSYAVGQAVGSNPIGVIVPCHRVIGSDGSLTGYAGGLERKQALLTLEEPPAEDAGRLF, from the coding sequence ATGAGTCGTCGTCACGTGGTGGTCGCCACCGGGCTGGGGCCAGTGACGATCGTCGCCGACGGCGAGTGCGTTGTCGGTCTGTACTTCGACGATCAGGCGCGACGTCCCGACGACTCACGCTTCGGCGACGACGTCAGTTCCGCGCCCGATCCACTGCTGACCGCCGCGTCGTCCCAACTCGCGGAGTACCTCGCCGGGGAGCGGACGACGTTCCACCTGCCGCTGGCTCTGACGGGCACGGACTTCCAGCGCAAAGTGTGGGCCGTATTGGAGGAGATCCCGTTCGGCGAGACCGTCACCTACGGCTGGGTGGCCGAGCGGCTCGGCGGCAAGGGCCTGTCGTACGCCGTCGGTCAGGCGGTCGGCTCAAACCCGATCGGCGTGATCGTCCCGTGCCATCGGGTGATCGGCTCAGACGGCTCGCTCACGGGATACGCAGGCGGCCTCGAGCGGAAACAAGCACTCCTGACCCTTGAAGAGCCTCCGGCAGAAGACGCCGGTCGATTGTTCTGA
- a CDS encoding TetR/AcrR family transcriptional regulator, with protein MEQGRRDRNMADKRDRIFRAASDLFDEHGFESVTTRQISDRADVAAGTLFRYASSKGELLLMIYNERFAAALDEGIAVAEAASDVVDAILAVVEPILASARIRPEDAAAYQRELIFGAPAERYRAEGLELVARTQAAIVDMLEREASRQGLDPSPTAARLAGRTAFAAVHLAVAAHAASAPTDSADDLRRQLRQIVDGYLIDPSHERNRQ; from the coding sequence ATGGAGCAGGGGCGACGCGACCGCAACATGGCGGACAAGCGGGACCGCATCTTCCGAGCAGCCTCCGACCTCTTCGACGAGCACGGCTTCGAATCGGTGACGACACGGCAGATCTCCGACCGCGCGGACGTCGCCGCAGGCACCCTCTTTCGCTACGCGTCGTCCAAGGGCGAGCTGCTGTTGATGATCTACAACGAGAGGTTCGCAGCCGCCCTCGACGAGGGGATCGCGGTCGCGGAGGCTGCCTCGGACGTCGTCGACGCGATTCTCGCTGTCGTCGAGCCGATCCTGGCGAGCGCTCGAATTCGACCGGAGGATGCCGCCGCGTATCAGCGTGAACTGATCTTCGGCGCTCCGGCCGAGCGATACCGCGCCGAAGGGCTCGAACTCGTCGCGCGGACGCAGGCGGCGATCGTCGACATGCTCGAGCGGGAAGCCTCGCGGCAGGGCCTCGACCCGTCGCCCACTGCTGCTCGCCTCGCCGGCCGCACCGCATTCGCGGCCGTCCACCTCGCCGTCGCGGCGCATGCGGCGAGCGCACCCACAGACTCCGCCGACGACCTCCGCCGCCAACTGCGGCAGATCGTGGACGGCTACCTGATCGACCCTTCTCACGAGAGGAACCGGCAATGA
- a CDS encoding TetR/AcrR family transcriptional regulator translates to MTLNEKPTRRRGAELEAALLDAAWEQLTERGYAGFTFEAVAERAGTSRPVLYRRWSSRTELLQATIRHHGAAEDVSAPDTGSLRGDLLAALRRSNQRRSNFLVLLSASLGEYYDESGSTPSDVRDLLLGGQRLGIDEILERAVARGDINEARLTPLVRAVPFNLYRHEVLMTLKPVPDETLEAIVDEVFLPLVCD, encoded by the coding sequence GTGACTCTTAATGAGAAGCCGACGCGTCGGCGCGGGGCCGAGCTGGAAGCAGCGTTGCTCGACGCGGCGTGGGAGCAGCTGACCGAGCGCGGATACGCCGGATTCACGTTCGAGGCCGTCGCGGAGCGAGCTGGAACGTCACGGCCGGTCCTATACCGGCGGTGGTCGTCGCGCACCGAGCTCCTGCAGGCGACCATCCGTCACCACGGTGCCGCCGAGGACGTGTCGGCTCCCGACACCGGGAGCCTACGCGGCGACCTGCTCGCCGCTCTGCGTCGCTCCAACCAGCGGCGATCGAACTTCCTCGTCCTGCTCTCCGCCAGTCTCGGCGAGTACTACGACGAGTCCGGCTCCACGCCGAGCGACGTCCGCGACCTCCTGCTGGGCGGGCAGCGGTTGGGGATCGACGAGATCCTCGAACGTGCCGTCGCGCGTGGCGACATAAACGAAGCACGGCTCACACCGTTGGTGCGAGCCGTGCCGTTCAATCTGTATCGCCACGAGGTCTTGATGACCTTGAAGCCGGTCCCCGACGAGACGCTTGAGGCGATCGTCGACGAGGTGTTCCTTCCTCTCGTCTGCGACTAG
- a CDS encoding DHA2 family efflux MFS transporter permease subunit yields the protein MSTQTLDAIPAEAKRVAVAVIAGLIAPILDTTIVTIGFDRLAAAMSASVDTIGWTNTGYLLALAVAVPLAGWSALRFGSRTVWRTGLTVFLLGSVLCASAWNIHALIVFRVLQGLGAGLLFPLMTSVLVAASGGRALGRLVAMVSVPTALGPILGPVVGGVILNWLDWRWLFLVNVPVCLVALALSGRIPDDRSNDRTPLDWVGLLLLAPGLVGVLLGLSNVHAGVVRADVLIPATIGLILLAGFVVRGLNPRRPTLVDVRVLGRRAVASSSVALFFFGVTSFGAMLALPLYLQQIRGESVLAAAFVLVPQGVGALASRTIGGRLTDAIGARWVAVAGFAVVAVSTIPFALVDVDTPLWWLMVALFARGLGLGVLLSPIMSASFVGLPSDMKHDASMVTRTFQQVGGSVGTAIVAVVLAAGTAGAAGFRNAFWWTVVLTGIGALLALRMPGTSAPVPALKTTD from the coding sequence ATGAGCACTCAGACGCTCGACGCGATACCTGCCGAAGCCAAGAGAGTCGCGGTCGCCGTCATCGCCGGGCTGATCGCGCCGATCCTGGACACGACGATCGTGACCATCGGCTTCGATCGTCTGGCCGCGGCGATGTCGGCATCCGTCGACACCATCGGCTGGACCAACACCGGCTACCTGCTTGCACTCGCCGTCGCAGTCCCACTCGCCGGCTGGTCGGCGTTGCGATTCGGATCGCGGACGGTGTGGCGCACCGGTCTGACCGTGTTCCTGCTCGGCTCCGTGCTGTGCGCGTCCGCCTGGAACATCCACGCGCTCATTGTGTTCCGGGTGCTCCAAGGGTTGGGTGCGGGACTGCTGTTCCCGCTGATGACGTCCGTTCTCGTCGCGGCGAGCGGCGGCCGTGCTCTGGGGCGGCTCGTCGCGATGGTGAGTGTTCCCACCGCGCTCGGCCCGATTCTCGGACCTGTCGTCGGCGGCGTGATCCTCAATTGGCTCGACTGGCGGTGGCTCTTCCTCGTCAACGTCCCGGTCTGCCTGGTGGCACTGGCGCTGTCGGGGAGAATCCCCGACGACCGCTCGAACGACCGGACGCCGCTCGACTGGGTCGGTCTGCTGCTCCTCGCTCCAGGACTCGTCGGTGTGCTTCTCGGGCTGTCGAATGTCCATGCGGGGGTCGTCCGTGCCGACGTGCTGATTCCGGCGACCATCGGTCTCATCCTGCTCGCCGGGTTTGTGGTTCGTGGCCTGAATCCTCGTCGCCCGACGCTCGTCGACGTGCGGGTACTCGGGCGACGAGCGGTGGCGTCGTCGTCTGTTGCGCTGTTCTTCTTCGGTGTGACGTCGTTCGGTGCCATGTTGGCGTTGCCGCTGTACCTCCAGCAGATCCGCGGGGAGTCGGTCCTCGCCGCCGCGTTCGTCCTGGTCCCTCAGGGTGTCGGTGCCCTCGCCAGCAGGACGATCGGCGGCCGATTGACTGATGCGATCGGTGCCAGGTGGGTCGCGGTTGCAGGATTCGCGGTGGTCGCCGTATCGACGATTCCGTTTGCACTCGTCGATGTCGACACACCCTTGTGGTGGTTGATGGTCGCGCTGTTCGCCCGAGGGCTGGGCCTCGGAGTGCTGCTCAGCCCGATCATGTCGGCGTCGTTCGTCGGATTGCCGTCGGACATGAAACACGACGCGTCGATGGTCACGCGGACGTTTCAGCAGGTAGGAGGCTCAGTCGGCACCGCGATCGTCGCGGTTGTCCTCGCTGCGGGGACGGCGGGCGCAGCCGGATTCCGCAACGCGTTCTGGTGGACCGTCGTCCTGACGGGCATCGGTGCGCTGCTCGCACTGCGGATGCCGGGAACATCCGCGCCCGTGCCGGCGTTGAAGACGACTGATTGA
- a CDS encoding MMPL family transporter: MLARMTERIISAPRAVLAVAVVILALCAVYGAGAAGKMLAGGYEDPGSESTHANNVLRDTFDRGGMQFVVKLDGAPGVDMTVDRNSIAARDEILAIVDGKSVARGGYVQQPVLTVWNSPNLAGELLSTDKSSTQIVVSIAGGDEHAPKNADELRDLLGAQRHGVQIQTGGMALVYGTINKQTSKDLAVAEAIAIPISFLLLIVIFGGVIAASLPVLVGGAAIVGTLALLRLIAGVADVSIFALNLTTAMGLALAIDYTLLIVTRYREEVTNGLDRRAAIIRTMDTAGRTVAFSAVTVALSLAALAIFPMYFLRSFAYAGVGVVLVALVAALVLTPALLMVLGDRVDALNVRKAWRKLRRRPLDPVVDQARAAAPIEESGWYRVSQAVLRRAVPVAIVVPVLLLILGAPFLSLKFGFPDERVLPKDASVHSMADETRAEYAQEPGATAIAVIEGGVAESELERYVADLSKVDAVAAVTSPVGTFVHGKSVAPGDPADSVDGVALVSIATDVEPMGDTGQDQIEALRAVDRPAGATVSFTGLAAVNNDVVSAMFRYLPWVLIIIAVATYVLLFLFTGSVFLPLKALVLNILSLSATFGAMVWIFQEGHLGGFDTTPQGYLVATMPILMFCIAFGLSMDYEVFLLGRIREEWLKSDRTKEANDHAVAVGLARTGRVVTAAALLMAIVFAGIAASEVSFMRMFGVGLTLAVLMDASIIRMLLVPAFMRLAGLWNWWAPAPLRRLHDRIGLKEE; this comes from the coding sequence GTGCTGGCACGGATGACCGAGCGGATCATTTCCGCTCCACGCGCGGTTCTCGCCGTCGCTGTCGTGATTCTCGCGCTCTGTGCCGTGTACGGCGCAGGGGCGGCGGGGAAGATGCTCGCGGGCGGATACGAAGACCCCGGCTCGGAGTCGACACACGCCAACAACGTCCTCCGTGACACATTCGACCGCGGCGGCATGCAGTTCGTCGTCAAACTCGACGGCGCACCCGGTGTCGACATGACCGTCGACCGGAACTCCATCGCCGCACGAGACGAGATCCTCGCGATCGTCGACGGCAAGTCCGTGGCACGCGGCGGGTACGTCCAGCAACCGGTGCTGACGGTGTGGAACTCGCCGAATCTCGCCGGTGAACTGCTCAGCACCGACAAGTCGTCCACCCAGATCGTCGTGTCGATCGCGGGCGGTGACGAGCACGCCCCCAAGAACGCCGACGAACTCCGCGACCTGCTCGGCGCCCAGCGGCACGGCGTGCAGATCCAGACCGGCGGAATGGCGCTGGTCTACGGCACGATCAACAAACAGACGAGCAAGGACCTCGCAGTCGCCGAGGCCATCGCCATCCCGATCAGCTTCCTGTTGCTGATCGTCATCTTCGGTGGTGTCATCGCGGCATCACTCCCGGTACTCGTCGGTGGCGCCGCCATCGTCGGGACCCTCGCGCTGCTTCGACTCATCGCAGGCGTCGCCGACGTCTCGATCTTTGCGCTCAACCTCACCACCGCGATGGGTCTGGCCCTCGCGATCGACTACACGCTCCTGATCGTGACCCGTTACCGCGAAGAGGTGACGAACGGACTGGACCGCCGCGCCGCGATCATCCGGACCATGGACACCGCGGGGCGCACGGTCGCGTTCTCCGCGGTGACCGTCGCACTGTCGTTGGCGGCTCTCGCGATCTTCCCCATGTACTTCCTGCGGTCCTTCGCGTATGCCGGAGTCGGAGTGGTTCTTGTCGCGCTGGTGGCGGCACTCGTCCTGACTCCCGCACTGCTCATGGTTCTCGGCGACCGCGTCGACGCATTGAACGTCCGCAAGGCGTGGCGCAAGCTGAGGCGTCGGCCGCTCGATCCAGTAGTCGACCAGGCACGAGCCGCCGCGCCGATCGAGGAGTCGGGTTGGTACCGGGTGTCTCAGGCGGTGCTGCGACGTGCTGTCCCCGTGGCGATCGTCGTGCCCGTCCTGCTGCTGATCCTCGGCGCGCCGTTCCTGTCGCTGAAGTTCGGGTTCCCCGACGAACGTGTGCTCCCGAAGGATGCGAGCGTGCACTCGATGGCGGACGAGACACGTGCCGAGTACGCGCAGGAACCCGGCGCCACCGCGATCGCCGTGATCGAAGGCGGCGTCGCCGAGTCGGAGTTGGAGCGCTACGTGGCCGACCTGTCGAAGGTCGACGCGGTCGCAGCAGTCACCTCGCCGGTGGGGACGTTCGTTCACGGAAAGTCGGTGGCGCCGGGCGACCCGGCGGACTCGGTGGACGGAGTCGCGCTGGTGAGCATCGCGACCGACGTGGAACCGATGGGCGACACCGGCCAAGACCAGATCGAGGCTCTGCGCGCCGTGGACCGGCCCGCTGGGGCGACGGTGTCGTTCACCGGACTGGCCGCGGTCAACAACGACGTGGTGAGCGCGATGTTCCGTTACCTGCCGTGGGTGCTGATCATCATCGCGGTCGCGACCTACGTGCTCCTCTTCCTGTTCACCGGCAGCGTGTTCCTGCCGCTCAAGGCTCTGGTCCTGAACATCCTGTCGCTGTCGGCGACCTTCGGCGCGATGGTCTGGATCTTCCAGGAGGGACATCTCGGCGGCTTCGACACCACGCCGCAGGGCTACCTCGTGGCGACGATGCCGATTCTGATGTTCTGCATCGCGTTCGGGTTGTCCATGGACTACGAGGTGTTCCTGCTCGGGCGTATCCGCGAGGAGTGGCTCAAATCCGATCGCACGAAGGAGGCGAACGACCATGCTGTCGCCGTCGGCCTCGCCCGCACTGGTCGAGTCGTGACCGCGGCAGCGCTCCTCATGGCCATCGTGTTCGCGGGAATCGCGGCATCCGAGGTGTCGTTCATGCGGATGTTCGGTGTCGGGCTGACACTCGCGGTCTTGATGGATGCGTCGATCATCCGGATGCTGTTGGTGCCCGCATTCATGCGGCTGGCCGGTCTGTGGAACTGGTGGGCGCCCGCGCCGCTCCGCAGACTCCATGATCGGATCGGACTGAAGGAGGAGTGA
- a CDS encoding TetR/AcrR family transcriptional regulator: MNQNSDDSGRVILGLDAAERAERRRQLLLDTALEMFATAGFAGTTIEGLCQTALVGNKAFYEHFRSKEECYVALLQRCTERTFNRVVAAIPDDDADEETTTRALVGALARALTDDPRVSIVTFGVAGGITVRIDKLRRENRRGASSLVVSTWERSGADLPDNVSAIALAVIGGLFGLIGDELDRVDYRPDPSAVDELITNMADFVLAVRRGMA, from the coding sequence ATGAATCAGAACTCCGACGACTCGGGTCGTGTGATTCTCGGCCTCGATGCGGCAGAGCGCGCGGAACGTCGCCGCCAATTGCTGCTGGACACGGCGCTCGAGATGTTCGCCACGGCCGGATTCGCCGGAACCACGATCGAAGGGCTGTGCCAGACCGCACTGGTCGGCAACAAGGCGTTCTACGAACACTTCCGCAGCAAAGAGGAGTGCTACGTCGCGCTGCTGCAGAGGTGCACGGAACGAACCTTCAATCGAGTCGTCGCGGCGATCCCGGACGACGACGCCGACGAGGAGACGACAACACGAGCGCTCGTCGGTGCGCTTGCTCGTGCACTCACCGACGATCCGCGAGTCAGCATCGTCACGTTCGGTGTGGCAGGCGGAATCACCGTCCGCATCGACAAACTGCGTCGCGAGAACCGGCGCGGGGCGTCGAGCCTGGTGGTCTCGACCTGGGAACGATCCGGCGCCGACCTCCCCGACAACGTCAGTGCGATCGCCCTCGCGGTGATCGGCGGCCTGTTCGGCCTCATCGGCGACGAACTCGATCGCGTCGACTACCGCCCGGATCCGTCCGCCGTCGACGAGTTGATCACCAACATGGCCGACTTCGTGCTCGCGGTCCGCAGGGGAATGGCCTGA
- a CDS encoding phosphotransferase family protein, translating into MSPITNDESAQVARPSESQRDPEWLRDRLDTWLKSHEGDDAAVLSVELPSANGMSSETLLATARIAGVEQSLVVRVAPMADSDPVFPSYDLDGQFKLIRHVADHTDVPLPTLWWSEPSPDALGAPFFVMGRVDGMVPPDVMPYTFGSWVSEATDEQRRTLMSESVGVLAAVHAAPPPGVGVTLPNPGETPLRGHVRRLREFYDWAASGRTGAPLIERAFAWVEENFPTEESDPVLTWGDARIGNIMYRDFTPVAVLDWEMATVGPRELDIAWMIFIHRFFQDLAELATLEGLPTFLGREDVAAEYERRTGYSPRDLDFYITYSALVHAVIMFRINCRAIHFGQAAEPADPDDMILHRATVEAMMAGTYWENVKR; encoded by the coding sequence GTGTCCCCGATCACAAATGATGAGAGTGCGCAGGTAGCGCGCCCAAGCGAATCCCAGCGCGACCCCGAGTGGCTTCGCGACCGCCTCGACACCTGGCTCAAGTCGCATGAGGGCGACGACGCCGCCGTCTTGAGTGTCGAGCTGCCGTCGGCCAACGGGATGTCGAGCGAGACGCTGCTCGCCACAGCACGCATCGCAGGCGTCGAGCAGAGCCTCGTCGTCCGCGTCGCCCCGATGGCCGACAGCGACCCGGTGTTCCCGTCATACGACCTCGACGGACAGTTCAAACTGATCCGCCACGTCGCCGATCACACCGACGTCCCGCTGCCCACACTCTGGTGGTCCGAACCGAGTCCGGACGCCCTCGGGGCTCCGTTCTTCGTCATGGGACGAGTCGACGGCATGGTTCCCCCGGACGTGATGCCGTATACCTTCGGGTCGTGGGTGTCGGAGGCGACCGACGAGCAGCGCCGCACTCTGATGTCCGAGTCGGTCGGCGTGCTGGCCGCGGTGCACGCCGCTCCGCCGCCGGGCGTCGGCGTCACGCTCCCCAACCCGGGAGAGACGCCGCTACGCGGCCATGTGCGTCGTCTACGTGAGTTCTACGACTGGGCGGCAAGCGGTCGTACAGGGGCGCCTCTGATCGAGCGCGCGTTCGCCTGGGTGGAGGAGAACTTCCCCACCGAGGAGTCCGACCCCGTGCTCACCTGGGGCGACGCCCGCATCGGCAACATCATGTACCGCGACTTCACACCCGTCGCCGTGCTCGACTGGGAGATGGCCACCGTCGGGCCGCGCGAACTCGACATCGCGTGGATGATCTTCATCCACCGCTTCTTCCAAGACCTCGCCGAACTCGCCACACTCGAGGGTCTGCCGACGTTTTTGGGCCGCGAGGACGTCGCCGCCGAGTACGAGCGTCGCACCGGCTACTCCCCGCGTGACCTCGACTTCTACATCACCTATTCGGCATTGGTGCACGCCGTCATCATGTTCCGCATCAACTGCCGTGCGATTCATTTCGGACAGGCCGCCGAACCGGCTGATCCGGACGACATGATCCTGCACCGCGCCACCGTCGAAGCGATGATGGCCGGGACCTACTGGGAGAACGTGAAGCGATGA